Proteins from one Deinococcus actinosclerus genomic window:
- a CDS encoding peptide ABC transporter substrate-binding protein — MKKTLALTAFLLGAALAGPANNSLVIGTSQEPPNIYDPWNTNNLAITSEINGYMGAGLTYQDDDGVTKADIATRVPTLANGDYKVVKDAKGDVIRNSVTYTIRKDAKWSDGTPIKIADFQFWLKLENDDRVPVPDRDPWNRAKITANDADTFTITFEPPYLFADQVSPGLAPSHIMSAAWNAFDAKTKNEKDAKVTNEEWKKFISSFTTARNLPKVVAGPFKPTAWRTGNSLTMTRNPVYWNQPKNPENYLQTVTYRFIPNTNTLKVNILSGQLDAVSAVGLTFDQGTDLARNERNKYKTYFVPGAVWEHIDINARGQRAKDLDLDDPRMRQALLYSIDRDALVKALFQGKQPVSNSWIGPVSKLYKKDVTDYNLNVAKAKQLFAALGWTPGSDGILQKSGKKLSLNFSTTAGNSTRERVQQILQAQWKAVGVQVNIQNYPASVVFGPDFLSKGESGKWDMAMYAWTNNPVFEEGNLWKSEGIPTAANGYSGQNNPGWNNAEYDKLYKQAKVEFNQADRIKLFDRMQAIWNSEVPSLPLYFRVNVYTKVPGLVNYTFSAITQYPSWNAANIGWASKGAAEEYKQK; from the coding sequence ATGAAGAAGACCCTTGCCCTCACTGCATTCCTGCTCGGCGCGGCCCTGGCGGGCCCGGCCAACAACAGCCTGGTCATCGGCACCTCACAGGAGCCGCCGAACATCTACGATCCCTGGAACACCAACAACCTCGCCATCACCAGCGAGATCAACGGCTACATGGGCGCCGGCCTGACCTATCAGGACGACGACGGCGTCACCAAAGCCGACATCGCCACGCGCGTGCCCACCCTGGCCAACGGCGACTACAAGGTCGTCAAGGACGCCAAGGGCGACGTGATCCGTAACAGCGTGACCTACACCATCCGCAAGGACGCCAAGTGGAGTGACGGCACGCCCATCAAGATTGCCGACTTCCAGTTCTGGCTGAAACTGGAAAACGACGACCGCGTGCCCGTCCCCGACCGTGATCCCTGGAACCGCGCCAAGATCACCGCGAACGACGCCGATACCTTCACGATCACCTTCGAGCCGCCCTACCTGTTCGCCGATCAGGTCAGCCCCGGCCTGGCGCCCAGCCACATCATGAGTGCGGCCTGGAACGCGTTCGACGCCAAGACGAAGAACGAGAAGGACGCCAAGGTCACGAACGAGGAGTGGAAGAAGTTCATCTCGTCGTTCACCACCGCCCGCAACCTGCCCAAGGTCGTGGCCGGGCCGTTCAAACCCACCGCGTGGCGCACCGGCAACAGCCTGACCATGACCCGCAACCCGGTGTACTGGAACCAGCCCAAGAACCCCGAGAACTACCTGCAGACCGTCACGTACCGCTTCATCCCGAACACGAACACCCTGAAGGTGAACATCCTGTCCGGTCAGCTCGACGCCGTCAGCGCCGTGGGCCTCACCTTCGACCAGGGCACCGATCTGGCCCGCAACGAACGCAACAAGTACAAGACGTACTTCGTGCCCGGCGCGGTGTGGGAGCACATCGACATCAACGCCCGCGGGCAGCGTGCCAAGGACCTCGACCTCGACGATCCGCGTATGCGTCAGGCGCTGCTGTACTCCATCGACCGCGACGCGCTCGTCAAGGCGCTCTTCCAGGGCAAGCAGCCCGTGTCCAACAGCTGGATCGGCCCGGTCAGCAAGCTGTACAAGAAAGACGTCACGGATTACAACCTGAACGTCGCCAAGGCCAAGCAGCTGTTCGCGGCGCTCGGCTGGACGCCCGGCAGCGACGGCATCCTCCAGAAGAGCGGCAAGAAACTCAGCCTGAACTTCTCCACCACCGCCGGCAACAGCACCCGCGAGCGCGTGCAGCAGATCCTCCAGGCGCAGTGGAAGGCCGTGGGCGTGCAGGTGAACATCCAGAACTACCCCGCCAGCGTCGTGTTCGGCCCGGACTTCCTGAGCAAGGGCGAGAGCGGCAAGTGGGACATGGCCATGTACGCCTGGACGAACAACCCCGTGTTCGAGGAAGGCAACCTCTGGAAAAGCGAGGGCATCCCCACCGCCGCCAACGGCTACTCCGGCCAGAACAACCCCGGATGGAACAACGCCGAGTACGACAAGCTGTACAAGCAGGCCAAGGTGGAATTCAACCAGGCCGACCGCATCAAGCTCTTCGACCGCATGCAGGCCATCTGGAACAGCGAGGTGCCCTCCCTGCCCCTGTACTTCCGCGTGAACGTGTACACCAAGGTGCCCGGCCTCGTGAACTACACCTTCAGCGCCATCACCCAGTACCCCAGCTGGAACGCCGCGAATATCGGCTGGGCCAGCAAGGGTGCCGCCGAGGAGTACAAGCAGAAGTGA
- the ruvC gene encoding crossover junction endodeoxyribonuclease RuvC — protein MIVLGIDPGLANLGLGLVEGDVRKARHLYHVCLTTESAWIMPRRLQYIHEEVSRLLAEYRPDAVAIEDQILRKQADVAFKVGQAFGVVQLACAQAGVPVHTYGPMQVKRSLVGTGRAEKEQVIYMVKATLGVRELFNNHAADALALALTHLASAPLQARAAGLALR, from the coding sequence GTGATCGTGCTCGGGATTGACCCTGGACTTGCGAACCTCGGCCTGGGGCTGGTGGAGGGTGACGTGCGCAAGGCCCGCCACCTGTACCACGTGTGCCTGACCACCGAGAGCGCCTGGATCATGCCGCGCCGCCTCCAGTACATCCACGAGGAGGTCAGCCGCCTGCTGGCCGAGTACCGCCCGGACGCCGTGGCGATCGAGGATCAGATCCTGCGCAAGCAGGCGGACGTGGCCTTCAAGGTGGGGCAGGCGTTCGGCGTGGTGCAGCTGGCCTGCGCGCAGGCGGGCGTGCCGGTGCACACCTACGGTCCCATGCAGGTCAAGCGCTCGCTGGTGGGTACAGGCCGCGCCGAGAAGGAACAGGTCATCTACATGGTCAAGGCGACCCTGGGCGTGCGCGAACTGTTCAACAACCACGCGGCGGACGCACTGGCTCTGGCGCTGACACATCTCGCGAGTGCGCCCCTGCAGGCCCGCGCGGCTGGACTGGCCCTGCGCTGA
- a CDS encoding diacylglycerol/lipid kinase family protein, with the protein MPPAPAVLIHNPGAGTSHRADPAQLRAALRDAGFDAEYRPTRTPHDLGPALSGPLPGPVFIAGGDGTFRAAALHLTGRGATVGVIPLGTSNNIARTLGLTGDPLDIARAYRTATQHPFDAGRVQAPWGEDVFFEAFGCGLFADLLHAYDPTAPKSPLRAAQAVLTTLPGFQAQPVPTHVDGQDSPAPPLALLEIMNIQSTGNSLRLAPDAHPGDGLLNLIRVNGQERDSLAAYATAMLRGQFDTLPSVQEDVAATFTLHATGQHVGQVFHVDGETRTHAGGPVHVQVWAGALYVLRPD; encoded by the coding sequence ATGCCCCCCGCGCCCGCCGTGCTGATCCACAACCCCGGCGCCGGTACCAGCCACCGCGCCGACCCTGCCCAGCTGCGGGCGGCGCTGCGGGACGCCGGATTCGACGCCGAGTACCGCCCCACCCGCACCCCGCACGACCTGGGCCCGGCCCTGAGCGGCCCGCTGCCCGGCCCCGTGTTCATCGCCGGGGGGGACGGCACGTTCCGCGCCGCCGCGCTGCACCTCACCGGACGGGGCGCCACGGTCGGCGTGATCCCACTGGGCACCTCGAACAACATTGCCCGGACGCTGGGCCTGACCGGCGACCCGCTGGACATTGCGCGCGCGTACCGCACCGCCACGCAGCACCCGTTCGACGCGGGCCGCGTGCAGGCCCCCTGGGGCGAGGACGTGTTCTTCGAAGCGTTCGGCTGCGGCCTGTTCGCCGACCTGCTGCACGCCTACGACCCCACCGCGCCCAAGAGCCCCCTGCGGGCCGCGCAGGCCGTCCTGACCACCCTGCCCGGCTTCCAGGCGCAGCCCGTCCCCACCCACGTGGACGGCCAAGACAGCCCCGCGCCGCCACTCGCCCTGCTGGAGATCATGAACATCCAGTCCACCGGGAACAGCCTGCGCCTCGCGCCCGACGCGCACCCCGGTGACGGCCTGCTGAACCTGATCCGCGTGAACGGCCAAGAGCGCGACAGCCTCGCCGCGTACGCCACCGCCATGCTGCGCGGGCAGTTCGACACCCTCCCCAGCGTGCAGGAAGACGTCGCCGCCACCTTCACGCTGCACGCCACCGGCCAGCACGTCGGGCAGGTGTTCCACGTGGACGGCGAAACCCGCACGCACGCAGGCGGACCCGTCCACGTGCAGGTGTGGGCGGGCGCGCTGTACGTCCTCCGACCCGACTGA
- a CDS encoding ABC transporter permease, producing the protein MTTLPAPAAPAKSRSTMQIALRRLRRHKAAMLSLIVIAALVLMAIFAPLIAPYDPNAQDLNGIYAPPGAQHVLGQDSLGRDLLSRIIYGSRVSLIVGFTVALFSVALGTVMGLLAGFLGRWIDTTISRFIEIMLSIPELPLQLTLSGLFAVSDVPAIAALRQNPNSSVFIIVGIFTFFGWMGTARLVRGEVLKLKNLEYVDAARALGANSPRIMFRHLVPNVVAVIIVNGTLAVGGAILGEAALSFLGFGIQPPVSTWGNMLSNANEVVLEHPFIAVYPGLAILLTVLAFNFLGDGLRDAFDPKSRL; encoded by the coding sequence ATGACCACCCTGCCCGCACCTGCCGCCCCCGCCAAGAGCCGCTCGACCATGCAGATCGCCCTGCGGCGCCTGCGCCGGCACAAGGCCGCCATGCTCAGCCTGATCGTGATCGCCGCCCTCGTGCTGATGGCGATCTTCGCGCCCCTCATCGCTCCGTACGACCCCAACGCGCAGGACCTGAACGGCATCTACGCGCCGCCGGGCGCGCAGCACGTACTGGGTCAGGACAGCCTGGGCCGCGACCTGCTCTCGCGCATCATCTACGGCAGCCGCGTGAGCCTGATCGTGGGCTTCACCGTGGCGCTGTTCAGCGTCGCGCTCGGCACCGTGATGGGGCTCCTGGCGGGCTTCCTGGGCCGCTGGATAGACACGACCATCAGCCGCTTCATCGAGATCATGCTGTCCATTCCGGAACTGCCCCTCCAGCTCACCCTCAGCGGCCTGTTCGCCGTGAGTGACGTCCCGGCCATCGCGGCGCTGCGCCAGAACCCGAACTCCAGCGTGTTCATCATCGTCGGGATCTTCACCTTCTTCGGCTGGATGGGCACGGCCCGGCTGGTGCGCGGCGAGGTGCTGAAACTCAAGAACCTGGAGTACGTGGACGCCGCGCGCGCCCTGGGCGCAAACAGTCCCCGCATCATGTTCCGCCACCTCGTGCCGAACGTGGTCGCCGTGATCATCGTGAACGGCACGCTGGCCGTCGGCGGCGCGATTCTCGGTGAGGCCGCGCTGTCCTTCCTGGGCTTCGGTATCCAGCCGCCCGTGAGCACCTGGGGCAACATGCTCTCGAACGCGAACGAGGTCGTGCTGGAACACCCCTTCATCGCGGTGTACCCGGGCCTGGCGATCCTGCTCACCGTGCTGGCCTTCAACTTCCTGGGGGACGGCCTGCGCGACGCCTTCGATCCCAAGAGCCGCCTGTAA
- a CDS encoding suppressor of fused domain protein: MQLDTEKPILNLDDVRGFALLHGQKWLGERLHMIELHGRHPWVDEQFSLLGYASKTQNPSFDRGVTRPLAWVSSGASRFMVPGSDRAFHNVSGVRYEYLIHGYPQDARQLAHLLLHLAHWPYMNQRCLSAGQVVTFDTLNFSEPGWAFDSVYITYPYEDDTQVYGEPDGQLKVANLLLQVMWVIPLHPAERAFIEADEANVDVFEERLSTVQPNLGDLARPSVI; this comes from the coding sequence ATGCAACTGGATACCGAAAAGCCGATTCTGAATCTTGACGACGTGCGTGGCTTCGCGCTGCTGCATGGGCAGAAGTGGCTCGGGGAACGGCTGCACATGATCGAGTTACATGGCAGGCATCCGTGGGTAGATGAGCAATTCAGCCTGCTGGGTTACGCGTCGAAAACCCAGAATCCTTCATTTGACCGTGGTGTGACGCGTCCGCTGGCGTGGGTGTCGAGTGGGGCGAGTCGATTCATGGTGCCGGGGTCGGATCGGGCGTTCCACAACGTGAGTGGCGTGCGGTACGAGTACCTGATTCACGGGTACCCGCAGGATGCTCGTCAGCTGGCGCATCTACTGCTGCACCTGGCGCACTGGCCGTACATGAATCAGCGGTGCCTGAGTGCCGGGCAGGTCGTGACGTTCGACACGCTGAACTTCAGCGAGCCTGGGTGGGCGTTCGACAGCGTGTACATCACGTACCCGTACGAGGACGACACACAGGTGTACGGTGAACCGGATGGGCAGTTGAAAGTCGCGAATCTGCTCCTTCAGGTGATGTGGGTCATTCCACTGCACCCTGCCGAGAGGGCATTCATTGAGGCGGACGAGGCGAACGTGGATGTATTCGAGGAGCGGCTGTCCACGGTGCAGCCAAACCTCGGTGATCTGGCGCGGCCCAGTGTGATCTGA
- a CDS encoding PHP-associated domain-containing protein, with the protein MQNNLVWRDGVQVMRMDLHMHTEVSHDCRTPLRDIPGWMLRTNTRVIAVTDHDQQRGGPELQAIVRDQGLDDRLSVIPGEEVTTSEGELIGLFLQERIPPKLTPEETVREIKAQGGLVLLQHGFDPLKRYRLRPEATERIAADIDIVETFNSRLSRHRWNRAAAEWARARGLPMSAGSDAHTLRDIGEAWTETPFRTIHTPAQLLEALREGVVAGRWTHPAYAFGQKQWRNFNSQFRR; encoded by the coding sequence ATGCAGAACAACCTCGTGTGGCGCGACGGCGTGCAGGTCATGCGGATGGACCTGCACATGCACACCGAGGTGAGTCACGACTGCCGCACGCCCCTGCGGGACATTCCCGGCTGGATGCTCCGCACGAATACCCGCGTGATCGCCGTGACGGACCACGACCAGCAGCGCGGCGGCCCGGAATTGCAGGCGATCGTCCGCGACCAGGGCCTGGACGACCGCCTGAGCGTCATCCCCGGCGAGGAGGTCACGACCAGCGAGGGCGAGTTGATCGGCCTGTTCCTCCAGGAGCGCATCCCCCCGAAACTCACGCCCGAGGAGACCGTGCGCGAGATCAAGGCTCAGGGGGGGCTGGTGCTCCTGCAGCATGGCTTCGATCCCCTCAAGCGCTATCGCCTGCGTCCCGAGGCGACCGAGCGCATCGCGGCGGATATCGATATCGTCGAGACGTTCAATTCCCGCCTGTCCCGTCACCGCTGGAACCGCGCGGCGGCCGAGTGGGCGCGGGCGCGCGGGCTGCCCATGAGTGCCGGGAGTGACGCGCACACCCTGCGTGACATCGGCGAGGCGTGGACCGAGACGCCCTTCCGGACGATACACACGCCCGCGCAGCTGCTGGAAGCGCTGCGAGAGGGCGTGGTGGCGGGCCGCTGGACGCACCCGGCGTATGCGTTCGGGCAGAAGCAGTGGCGCAACTTCAACAGCCAGTTCCGCCGGTAA
- a CDS encoding HesB/IscA family protein, with product MTATTTPEISGGVPARDISISEFGAQKALGILANSGKENAGVRVFIKSGGCSGYQYGMAIDDRELEGDLIVVDRGVKLLVDRMSLPLLRGSEVDFVENMMGGGFTVHNPNATSACGCGSSFRTDGAQSPEGEGSGGCGSH from the coding sequence ATGACCGCGACCACCACCCCCGAAATCAGCGGCGGCGTGCCCGCCCGTGACATCAGCATCAGCGAGTTCGGCGCTCAGAAGGCCCTCGGTATCCTCGCGAACAGCGGCAAGGAGAACGCTGGCGTGCGCGTGTTCATCAAGAGCGGCGGCTGCAGCGGCTACCAGTACGGCATGGCCATCGACGACCGTGAACTCGAAGGTGACCTGATCGTCGTGGACCGTGGCGTGAAGCTGCTCGTGGACCGCATGAGCCTGCCCCTGCTGCGCGGCAGCGAGGTGGACTTCGTGGAGAACATGATGGGCGGCGGCTTCACCGTGCATAACCCCAACGCCACCTCTGCCTGCGGCTGCGGGTCTTCCTTCCGCACGGACGGCGCCCAGTCCCCGGAGGGTGAGGGCTCCGGCGGCTGCGGCAGCCACTGA
- a CDS encoding PrsW family intramembrane metalloprotease, with translation MTLILALLLSVTLTFAWLWFFVRRDRHPEPLWLLARTFAWGMLAWVISAALESSLGHLIVSPLPLVAALVVLLTALIEEGFKFVAAMTAITELSFDEPMDGLIYAVTAALGFAFMENVTYTLGFGTGAGAWHAVLATLAHALFSAPQGYALGGLHWQQGRAWVVQGLLISVALHAVFNGLLGGGGGWLHLLLLGAVVLMMVGLATRYYLAFEAHAREHGPSEYFLFEQAQRRR, from the coding sequence ATGACCCTGATCCTCGCGCTGCTGCTGTCGGTCACCTTGACCTTCGCGTGGCTGTGGTTCTTCGTGCGGCGCGACCGGCATCCGGAACCGCTGTGGCTGCTGGCCCGCACGTTCGCGTGGGGCATGCTCGCCTGGGTGATCTCGGCGGCCCTGGAATCCAGCCTGGGGCACCTGATCGTGTCGCCCCTCCCGCTGGTGGCGGCGCTGGTCGTGCTGCTCACCGCGCTGATCGAGGAGGGGTTCAAGTTCGTGGCGGCCATGACCGCCATCACGGAACTGTCGTTCGACGAACCGATGGACGGCCTGATCTACGCGGTGACGGCCGCGCTGGGCTTCGCGTTCATGGAGAACGTCACGTACACCCTGGGCTTCGGGACGGGTGCCGGGGCTTGGCACGCGGTGCTGGCGACCCTGGCGCACGCGCTGTTCAGTGCCCCGCAGGGCTACGCGCTGGGCGGCCTGCACTGGCAGCAGGGGAGGGCCTGGGTGGTGCAGGGCCTGCTCATCAGCGTGGCGCTGCACGCCGTGTTCAACGGCCTGCTGGGGGGCGGTGGGGGCTGGCTGCACCTGCTGCTGCTGGGCGCGGTCGTGCTGATGATGGTGGGCCTCGCCACCCGCTACTACCTGGCGTTCGAGGCGCACGCGCGCGAGCACGGCCCCAGCGAGTACTTCCTGTTCGAGCAGGCGCAGCGCCGCCGCTAG
- the moaD gene encoding molybdopterin converting factor subunit 1 produces MQLKVVFFARLKRETGVEQGTAEVPDGSTVRAAAPLIEAQFGVSLRGCMVAINDTYASPEAVLKPGDEVAFLPPVAGGSEEVTDTHTFCEMTAEPLSLAAADLYLVKPQYGAQAYFVGTVRSPNQGKEVEFIEYEGYDALARKVMQGAADTARERHGELRVYIQHRVGRLLPGEASILIGVASPHRRAALEACDDIIEYLKVHVPVWKHEGDEDGQHWVPGQTGHDTL; encoded by the coding sequence ATGCAACTCAAGGTGGTGTTTTTCGCGCGCCTGAAGCGGGAAACGGGCGTGGAGCAGGGTACGGCAGAGGTGCCGGACGGCAGTACGGTGCGCGCGGCGGCGCCACTCATCGAAGCGCAGTTCGGAGTCAGCCTGCGCGGCTGCATGGTCGCCATCAACGACACGTACGCTTCCCCGGAGGCCGTGTTGAAGCCTGGAGATGAGGTGGCGTTCCTGCCACCCGTCGCGGGCGGCAGTGAAGAGGTGACTGATACCCACACCTTCTGCGAGATGACGGCCGAACCGCTGAGCCTGGCAGCGGCCGACCTCTATCTGGTCAAGCCGCAGTACGGCGCCCAGGCATACTTCGTGGGCACGGTCCGCAGCCCCAACCAGGGCAAGGAAGTGGAGTTCATCGAATACGAGGGCTACGACGCCCTGGCCCGCAAGGTCATGCAGGGCGCCGCGGATACGGCCCGCGAGCGGCATGGAGAACTGCGCGTCTATATCCAGCACCGGGTGGGGCGCCTGCTCCCCGGCGAGGCCAGCATCCTGATCGGCGTGGCCAGCCCGCACCGGCGCGCCGCACTGGAAGCCTGCGACGACATCATCGAGTACCTGAAGGTGCACGTCCCGGTCTGGAAGCACGAGGGGGACGAGGACGGACAGCACTGGGTCCCGGGGCAGACCGGGCACGACACGCTGTAG
- a CDS encoding ABC transporter permease, translating into MGTYALRRVIQMIPLLLVISLLIFALTALQPGDPVDQLVFGNSNITPEDIARLKAAYGLDQPWITRYFFWLKQAMTGNFGFSQDFGVPALDFVFQSRLPNTLLLTVPALVISTLIAVPLGIFSAVRQYSALDYVLTFGAFLAVSAPVFWVGALALYFFAVYLPGATGGALSLPPGGLGSPDLPADASAWAVFADKLKYLLLPMMILMLREIAVTLRFMRANMLETLTQDYVRTARAKGLADRRVLYKHALRNAVTPIVTLLGLSIPGLFGGAVITETVFSWPGMGKAILDALVSKDFNVVMVCLMMLAVLTVVFQLLTDLAYAIVDPRIRYA; encoded by the coding sequence ATGGGAACCTACGCATTACGCCGCGTCATTCAGATGATCCCGCTGCTGCTGGTGATCAGCCTGCTGATCTTCGCGCTGACCGCCCTGCAACCCGGTGACCCAGTGGATCAGCTCGTGTTCGGGAACAGCAACATCACCCCCGAGGACATCGCCCGCCTGAAGGCGGCGTACGGTCTGGATCAGCCGTGGATCACGCGGTACTTCTTCTGGCTCAAACAGGCCATGACCGGGAATTTCGGGTTCTCGCAGGACTTCGGGGTGCCCGCGCTGGACTTCGTGTTCCAGAGCCGCCTGCCGAACACCCTGCTCCTGACCGTTCCGGCGCTGGTCATCAGCACGCTGATCGCCGTACCGCTGGGTATCTTCAGCGCGGTGCGGCAGTACTCGGCACTGGATTACGTCCTGACGTTCGGTGCGTTCCTGGCGGTCAGCGCCCCGGTGTTCTGGGTGGGGGCTCTCGCGCTGTACTTCTTCGCGGTGTACCTCCCCGGCGCGACCGGTGGGGCGCTGTCTCTCCCGCCCGGCGGTCTGGGCAGCCCGGACCTGCCGGCCGACGCGAGCGCCTGGGCGGTCTTCGCCGACAAGCTGAAGTACCTGCTGCTGCCCATGATGATCCTGATGCTGCGCGAGATCGCCGTGACGCTGCGCTTCATGCGCGCGAACATGCTCGAGACCCTCACGCAGGATTACGTGCGCACCGCGCGGGCCAAGGGCCTCGCGGACCGCCGGGTGCTGTACAAGCACGCGCTGCGTAACGCCGTGACCCCCATCGTGACCCTGCTGGGCCTGAGCATCCCCGGCCTATTCGGCGGGGCCGTGATCACCGAGACGGTGTTCTCCTGGCCCGGGATGGGCAAGGCCATCCTGGACGCGCTGGTCAGCAAGGACTTCAACGTGGTCATGGTCTGCCTGATGATGCTGGCCGTCCTGACCGTGGTCTTCCAGCTCCTGACCGACCTCGCCTACGCCATTGTCGACCCCCGGATCCGGTACGCCTGA
- a CDS encoding diacylglycerol/lipid kinase family protein, giving the protein MTAPHSLAPEGAPAAPQRGTATLIYNTNAGGSKHASPDDLVSAIHAVGFTPVYRATSSEEDLKEALDGVEGTVFVAGGDGTQRAVALTLAGRPEVSLAVIPMGTANNVARTLGVQGEPLDVIAAYGRAEVRPFDLGRVQAPWGEDLFLEACGCGAFADVMAEYDPEEGKSPLRAVQALTTTLTTFDPPPVRIMLDGQEEPDTPFALLEVMNTKATGPRLRLATNADPADGQLDVVRIDATGREGLLTYLAALARDDFEALSSVESTRAGRVEIPYTGQAFHVDAEVRPPMQGVTGRVLIEAWPGALSVLVPMPDPAAGEA; this is encoded by the coding sequence ATGACCGCACCCCATTCCCTCGCCCCGGAGGGCGCCCCTGCCGCCCCGCAGCGTGGCACCGCGACACTGATCTACAACACGAACGCGGGGGGCAGCAAACACGCCTCGCCGGACGATCTGGTCAGCGCCATTCACGCCGTCGGGTTCACGCCCGTGTACCGCGCGACCAGCTCCGAGGAGGACCTGAAAGAAGCCCTGGACGGCGTGGAGGGCACGGTGTTCGTGGCGGGCGGGGACGGCACGCAGCGGGCGGTGGCCCTGACGCTGGCGGGCCGCCCGGAGGTGAGTCTGGCGGTGATTCCCATGGGCACGGCGAACAACGTGGCGCGCACGCTGGGCGTGCAGGGCGAGCCGCTGGACGTGATCGCCGCGTACGGCCGCGCGGAGGTGCGGCCCTTCGACCTGGGCCGCGTCCAGGCCCCCTGGGGGGAGGATCTGTTCCTGGAGGCGTGCGGGTGTGGGGCGTTCGCGGACGTGATGGCCGAGTACGACCCGGAGGAAGGCAAGAGCCCGCTGCGGGCCGTGCAGGCCCTCACGACGACCCTCACGACCTTCGACCCGCCGCCTGTGCGGATCATGCTGGACGGGCAGGAGGAACCGGACACGCCGTTCGCACTGCTGGAGGTCATGAACACGAAGGCGACCGGGCCGAGGTTGCGCCTGGCGACGAACGCCGATCCGGCGGACGGGCAGCTGGACGTGGTGCGGATCGACGCGACGGGCCGCGAGGGGCTGCTGACGTACCTCGCGGCGCTCGCGCGGGATGACTTCGAGGCCCTGAGCAGTGTCGAGAGTACCCGCGCGGGCCGCGTGGAGATCCCTTACACCGGGCAGGCGTTTCACGTGGACGCGGAGGTCCGGCCGCCCATGCAGGGCGTGACGGGCCGCGTGCTCATCGAGGCGTGGCCCGGCGCGCTGAGCGTCCTGGTGCCCATGCCCGACCCGGCCGCCGGGGAGGCCTGA